The genomic region ATCAGTATCAACAGTGGTCATCAATCCATCACCTactaataaataaacaaacagacCTAAAGGTAGCAGCCTCTATCCAAGCAATCCTCCATAACAAAATGAGAAGCGACTCAACAATACACAGCACATGCATCCTGATCCTCAACATAATAAGCTTACCAACATACCTCTCATGTCTCTACACCCAAGCACCATACGGTCGATACACCCAAAAAGGATGGGGTCCAACACTCCCATCTTGGATATCATGGCTTCTAATGGAGAGCCCCTCCGTCATTGCCACCCTCTTCATCTATTCCTTGGGCCGCAACGCCGCTTCCCCACAATCACTCGCTCTCCTCTCCGTATTCCTCCTCCATTACCTCCATCGCACATTCATATACCCTCTCCGCCTCCGAAACGCCACCTCAGTTGCACCCTTCCCGGTCTCAATCGCACTCATGGCCTTCTCGTTTAACCTGTTCAATGCGTATGTCCAAACGAGGTGGATCTCCAATTACGCTCATTTTGGGAACTGGTTTTGGTGGAGGTTTGCGGTTGGGGTTCTGGTTTTTGGGGTTGGTATGGTGATTAATGTGAGGTCTGATAGGGTGTTGGTTGGGTTGAAGGTTCAAGGGAAAGGGTATCAAATTCCTGTTGGTGGGTTTTTTGAGTTTGTTAGTTGTGCTAATTATTTTGGGGAGATTACCGAGTGGTTTGGTTGGGCTATTATCACTTTTTCTTGGGCTGGTTTTGGGTTTTTTGTATACACTTGTGCTAATTTAGTTCCTAGAGCTCGTGCTACTCATCAATGGTATTTGAACAAGTTTGCTGAGGATTATCCTAAGCACAGGAAAGCCGTTATTCCCTTTCTCTACTGACCGACTTATTTCGTGTATTATGTATTCAATATATGTCAagtgtattttaatcaaatgaATTGATGAAGCACTTATTATAATATGCACCTCCCAACTGTCCTATTATATCGGTAATTAGTGTTGTGACTTGTGACGAATTTTGATTGGGTACAACCCATACATGTCATTTACGGAGTACTCCATGTCATTTATGAAATTAGTTATATGTACATAACAGTCCCGAAACTATCAATGATACAATAACCCAACTGAAAAGGCCATTGCTAATGACTGCGAGGAAACATCTTACATCATCATCCATAATATTCTAGACTTGGAGTTGAGGAACTAGTGTTGTTGACAAAGGCGAGGAACGAGTGTTGACAAAAGGTGCAGTAACAAATATGGAGTACATAGTATGTTAGAAGGCACAATACAGAATAGCAAAATCACATGCTGAACTCCCTCAAATCAAATAAATGGGCAGAGTAGCAAATTAGGGAAAGATCTAGTACATACATACATATGCAAAATCACAATTATAGAGTAGCAAATTTGCACATAACTTATTGAAACAAAACCAATCGAAAGTACAAGTATATCACAAGCTGAACCCCCTGAAATCAAATAAATGGGCACCTTTCTATTATTACAGTACAACATTCTATAAACATCCTGTATTAGAAAAGCAGTGCAAGGAAAAGCGATAACAAAccgagaaaaggaagaaataataCTAGATGAATCTGATGACTACTtttggttggttggttggttggtttgAGTTCTACTCGAGAACTCGTCGGATTCGACTACCTTCTCAATCTCGGCTTTCAACTTCTCATGTTTCTCCACTAATTCCGTCGTAGTCAAAGCCTCTGCAAGATTCTCCATTATTACTTGTATCAGTGCTTGAATTTTATTTTTCTGTTCTACATCAGCGTCCTTTCCCGCTTTTCCTGCCTCCGACGTCAGTAAATTAATGTTGTCCTTCGGATTTGACGAGTTCACAACATTTTCAATTCTATCCTGTATTTTTCATTCAATTCTCCAATCATGCCTTTCAACTTTAAGGGCAAATTCTCACCATCAAGAGTATTTGACTTTACCATCTTTAGGTCCAACAAATCCATGGACTTTACAACAGCTGCAAATTCTTGTTGTACCTGTTTTTTCACCTCTATGATTCTCGTCATCAATCCCGGGCCCAAATCACTTGGATTTGCGGCCCCACATTTCTCAATTTCTGACTTGATCGTATCAAGCTTCTCCTTTAAATCAGAATGTTCCATCACCTCTTTGAACTTCTTGTTTATCTCTTGCTTCAGAAAGCTTGATTTGCTGTTAGTTTCTGCCATCTTGGCTTAAACCTCTCAATTTTGTTGTTATGGGTTGCAAAATTAGAGGCCAAGGACAGATGTTAGCTGAACTCACACTTAAACCTCTCAATTTTGTCCTGAAAAGCCAGGTGCATAGGTTCATCTTGGGAATTCCTTACTTTTGCAATTCTTCTCTTCAGAATTAAAAGCTTGTCCTTCAATCCCAAGGCTTCAGCAGCTTCAGTATATTCATGGTCAACCTCCGCCTTAAGCTTCTCTATCATCTCATTGGGACCCAACCTCAGAATCTCTCTTGGCAAATCCTTTGGACTTCATGGTCTTTCAGTTTTTCAACCTCACTCTCGAGTTCCAGGGTTGAGGTTTGGCCTACTAGGTGTTCCTCTTTCAACTTCATACTCCTTTTCTTAATCAGGTCGACTGACAATCCTTCTTGAACGCCACCAAGCTTACGAAATTTTTGTGTCCGATGTTGTAATAGTGCATGCGTGTCCATCTTTACAAGCTCCTGAAAATATAAAATAATTGGCACCAGGATTTTAGAATCAAAAGCTTATATGACAACATTACCTAGTGACTTAAAAACGATCCCACCCGTAGTGTGATGATCTGCAAACAGCCCGGACCATGAGTCCATGACAGTAACACAACAATGCATTGAAATTGGGGCAAAATGCAACATGAATGAAACAAAATGGTTAAGGTAAACATCCGTGCTTCTTATTTACAGTAAAGTAGCATAAACTCATCGCATTTCTCATCAAGTGTGTACCAAGTTTAAAATTCACAAGCAGAATGTTGTTAAATGAAATCTATGACGACAAATTCAACCAGTTGCACATTGTCAAAATCAAATGAAATTGTAGGATAACGAAAAGATACCAGGTGATTCTAGGGGAGAATCCAATATATTAACACGAACATGAACATTGTCCTTGATAATCGAAACAGGGCTCACATTCCTTCATAATCGACCTCTATACACAAAGCCAACAAAACCCAGTTCATTAAACCACATAATCTTTCTTCCTAAAACAGTAAACCTTAGATTACCACCATACATCATTTTCTAACTAATTACATACTCAATTACACATACAAAAAGCTCATAACTTTCATGGTTACGAGCGCAAAGCCAACCAACCCAGTTCATAAAAGATCCCTAATTACATACCCAGATAACCTAATTCACTAATTGCATACCCAGATATACATTCTACCTGAAAAATCGATCAGTCGCGACTCGCGTGTAAAGCGGTTTTCCACAAAGATCGTGTAAAAAAGATCCAAATTACAAAAAAATCATGCCCATCCAAGAACCCGTTTCACAAAATACTTGTGTAAGGCCGCCTCAAATCTCAATTACGCATAAAAAAAAGCTCAAAACTTTCATGATTTTTCCcaaaattaaaacaaattgaGTAAACAGTACCTGAGCAGAAACAGCAGCATAATCAAATTTGGCAAATAGTTCGAGGGTTTAGAAAAAACAAGCATAGCAACATTTGGATGATCAATTCATAAGCTCTACCATTAGAAAAACGGAAAACATTGTTATAAACTCGGAACACccaatccccctactactaagagaataaaaattctcaaaagttttccctccaaactccacctacttatataaggaaagaaataaaattTTTCCATTAAACTATAATCTTTTTCTTAAAGcatgattttttttattaaattctaaattataattatataatgttttaatcaaaattataaaatacagAATTGTTAATTTTTCTTCGAAAATGACTTAATACATACTTAAACtatataaaacaataaaataatattattagctaCGTGAAAAAAACTCATTAAGATAATTTAAGCAcagttataaaataaaatcattaactttatgttaaaaaaaaattcatgacATACTACGttttttttctctattaaaataaattaggtgaaatataaaaatttgaaggtATAAAATTTGGAAtgaatcctcctatatactaagagaataaaattctccaaagTTTTCCTCCAAAAGGTATCAagctaaataagaaaacaaaaatacttctttctttaaattattatcacttcatcaaaatataaccttttaatcaaataataatattttctttgaaaatctaaattataatattttaattaaagaagataaattcactataattttataaactgtaaatttctaaatttttgttatgtattattatatatgagagaatgacttgacacattttgtataaaataaaatattaaactgATATAATTAGCTTcatcacaaaaaaaaataaaaaatcattaacataatttgagaaaatttattatttgtaatcattagttttatgttaaagaaaaaatcattaaacatattttataactttactaaattcTCTTGATTAATTCATACTTCATAGAAGGATTTTTCTCATATCGAAATACGATGaagtatatgaaaaatatgaaaatttaataatgtatcaatttaaaatatttaaataatatcTAAAAATAAAACCTCTATATATAACGCAAATGTGCGGGATTTACACTATTAAATACCAATAGTATAATTGTTACATTCTCTAATAtccctatctaaaaaaccgcgcatttgcgcgggatctatactagttctTGTTTAACACCGTCCTAACTTTCAACCTTTCACAGTCTCACGCAACCGATTAAAATAGAGGTGGGCCTTAACTTAAGACGGTATTAAGCAAGACCTACCGAACTTGTAAAAGAAAGCATTAATCATTGcaacaaaaaaaggaaaacatTGTCATAAGCTTGGAACACTAATTCatgtttaagaccgtcttaacttaCAAACAGCTCATACAACCGATTAAAATAGAGGAAATCTCTACTACAAAAAAAAGGTAATTTGTAAGGATGAAATTAGAGAAAATTACTCAATAAAAAGAGGGTAATGAAGACGAGAATCAAGAGATAAAATGATTGAATGAAGTTGGTCGGAGTAATCCCGCAAACATTTTTACTAAATCCCGCACATATTTACGCATTTTTTCGAGTCTACCCCTTTCACTTCTCACCCTCTCAATGGAGACAAataaaaaaccctaaaaaaaaaaagaaatttccCAAACTTTAATTACCCCGATGGACCACCACCCTCATCCCCTAGCTCCAAATGTTTGCACCCACCAACCGATTGGCGATGGAGAATCAAGGTCGACGGAGACAGAGTAAGGGGAAGGTTTTCGGCGACGGAGAAGAAAGAAGGGAATTGGAGCAACGACGTTCGTGGTTGACGATAGGGTGGCCATCGCAAGGGGTAGAGGAGGGTGTGCAAAGATGTCGGGTTGGGATTGAGACTTTTTAGCTTTTTTAATTTATGGGATATTCTACATGCTATtcctcaatttttcgactttctacgtgctaccctacactttttaaaacatacatagtACCCTTACTtcttgtcattatcactaagtgtactcCTAAACTTTATTTTACATCAATTAAACTCGGTTTTAGACGTTAGGTAAtaacttggacgcgtaaccaaacttgtcatttattatcccatggcataaggactctattaggcttaatatccatctcgatcctaatatttattgattatATGGGCTAAAAAAATTTGACGAGAAATTTATTGATTccttgccaaattatcacgtccaaagatggatattgagcctaatagaatccttatgtcatgggatgataaatgacaagcttggttacgcgtccaaataatcacttaacgcctaaaactgagtttaattgacggaaaataaagtttaggggtacacttactgataatgacaacaattaggggtatcatgtatgttttaaaaagtgtagggtac from Silene latifolia isolate original U9 population chromosome 3, ASM4854445v1, whole genome shotgun sequence harbors:
- the LOC141647835 gene encoding steroid 5-alpha-reductase DET2, producing the protein MRSDSTIHSTCILILNIISLPTYLSCLYTQAPYGRYTQKGWGPTLPSWISWLLMESPSVIATLFIYSLGRNAASPQSLALLSVFLLHYLHRTFIYPLRLRNATSVAPFPVSIALMAFSFNLFNAYVQTRWISNYAHFGNWFWWRFAVGVLVFGVGMVINVRSDRVLVGLKVQGKGYQIPVGGFFEFVSCANYFGEITEWFGWAIITFSWAGFGFFVYTCANLVPRARATHQWYLNKFAEDYPKHRKAVIPFLY